Within Borrelia sp. A-FGy1, the genomic segment TTATTAGCTTTAAGCTTTTCTTTTGAAAACAAGCCACCACTTGATACAGGAAAATTTAGTAGACCGATATTTCCTTTATCAAAGGTATCAAAAATTGTTATTAGTTTGCTATACCCTTCCTCTTTTCTTAAAACCTTAGCATAAAGGCAATGCCTTAAAGATATAAAAGATTTATATATAGTATTTTCTTCCAAAATCGACTTGAATGGCTCATTACCTTCAATGTAGGCTATAAAAAATAACCTTAGAGCAAATATAATTGATTCTTCTAGTATTTGATCTAGGTCAACTTTAGTAACTTCTTTACCTTGTATACTAAATTCTTGCTTATATATGGCTTTTGCAATCTTAAACACTATGCAATCGTCTGGATCCTTATAAATCACATTCTTTAGGGTCTTCTTAATTGCTTCTTTTTCTTCCTCTAGCGTTAACCCACTTGTTTTGGTGCTTTTCTTACTACTCATTGCCTTAACTTTACAAACAAAATTAAAACGTGTATTTGGGCTACAAGGGCCTTACAAAAGAAATAAGAATGGCTTTACTAAAACACTTGAAAATATTATCCTCTCCATACCAAAAATAAGTCTAGATCAAGAATTACTAATTAGAAGCTTATTGCTTATCTTTCTACTTATATTATTCTTTACTGTTATTCTTCTTTGCTTCCCTTTCTTCTTTACTTAATGCCTGCTGCCTATTATTCTCCGCTTTTCTTGATATTCTGCTTTGCATAAAAGCCTTATCTATTGCCCTCTCTATATCTCTAGCCTCATCACTAGCCCTTCTCTCCTGATCTTTCTTTTCCTTATATCTAAAATTAGAGATATCCTCATTCTCCTCACCTCTACTACCCTTAGTGCTGTATAGAATATCTTTGCCAAAAATTAGACTAATAAGCTTAATAACTAAAACACCACACAAGTAAATACAGCAAATAAAAACAGCTGCTATAGCTATCACTGATATAACTATCTTATTGTTATTCATAGCAATCCTCTCCATATCTTAAGTAGTACTGCTATATTAGCGTTTTAGTATACAAATTGCTGATATTTTGTTGTTGTTGCTATTCTTACTCTAAATGAAGCTATCTTTTTTTCTTTTTAAATCTAATATCTCTTTTGCTAAATCCTTAATCTGTCCAACTGCTATTGTTAAGAATGCTGCTGCATTAGTAAGAGAGGAAATAGAAGCTATATTTTCTTCTGGATTTACCGCATACAAAGCATCCCAAGCTTCTTTACTTAGCAAGAGAGCGTAGATAAGCATGAAATTAGATAATAAGATACTTTCAAAGTTATATATAAGGACATGAATGCTAGCAATATTGCTACTACTTGCAAAGTAGTCTTCAAAAACAAAGTTCGGACCTAAATTTTTAATTACAAATTCATATATTTTCTTTTTAAGGTCACTCTCCTCTAGATCTAGGCTAGATATATCATCTAGTATGTTATTTGCAAAAAGTATTATGTTTAACGCCTGGCTTAGTTTGAAAAGTGCATCATCAACAACAGGACTATCATATCCAGTATCTAGTAACTTCCAAAAGGCGTTATAAACTGCTTCTATTGCACCCTTTAGCTTGCAAATAAGGGGTGCAATTATTCTCTCTCTTATGTTTATTCTATAATTTTCATCAAAAAAACCGATAGTAAAAGAAGCATCATCTTTATACCTAGAAGAGATCTCTTCTCTTTTTATAAGTTTTATCTTACAAACAACAATATCTAGCAACTCTTCTGCCTTAGATTCAGCTAGCATACTTACTCGTTCTGCTTCACTGCTGCTTTTATAATAAGTGCAATATAGAAGAAATAATACTAATACAGGCAGAAATAAACTTAGCAATGCAAGTATATCTAGGTAAAGCATATATCCTCTAGAGCCTAAATTTCTTTAACCCATAGCCAGTTAATCTATACTTTACAAAAACGATACTTACTGCATGCTAAATAATATCTAACTAGGCTAAAAACTACTAACCAAACGCTTTTAAGTTAAAAACATTATTGAAAAATCAAATACATGAATCGTTTAAGAAAGAATATAGACTAGATTCTCTTGCAAAGTCTCTACTCTATATTTTCTCTTTGTCAAAAAAGCCAAGCTCTTTTTTCAAGCACAATTCTTCTTCTTGGCATGAAAAGACAAGCATGAAAATAAGAATTTTAGTCAAAACATCTTAGAAATACTTCCCCTCCATTTTTATTAAGACTGCATTTATTTATTAAGTTTATAGCTAAATATAAAAAGGGAAGAGCTGCCCCTTAACTAAGGTTAAAGGGTAGATCTTTGTGAATTGAGCAATCATAATAAATTATGTTTCTTAATATTTTGTTAATTATATAATATTTTTTAAAAAAAGTCAATAGTTTTAGTCAGTAATTTAGTACATTATTCCTGCATTCTAAATCCTAGAGAATGCTCCTTCTCCTTTAGCATTCTTACAAGTTTTTCTGCATCTAGCACATCTCCTGTAAAATTGTAATTGTTAATTATTACCTTACTGTTTTCTTTCTTATTTTCTAGCCTTTGCAATCTTGTAATCTCTTTTGCTATAAGAGCAGCCTCATTAAGTCTTAGGTTCTCCTCAATTGGTGCTGGGGTTACTCTTACTAGTTCAGGCTGCCCCATCTCACTTGCAAGAAGCCCTGCTTGTGGAATATAGGTAGGGCTACTGGTTTTAAAGAAAGCCCCCTTTCTTGCTAGTTTTATCTCCTCTAAGCTTCCTGCTGCTTTAACAGTCGATATTCGCCTTAGTATTTCTTCTAAAATCTTTCTAGCATTAGCTATATTTTCTTTCTTGCTAATGCTCCACCAAGAAGCATTGACCTTATCAAGTTCTGCCTGGGCCTTAATTCTTTCTTCCTCTAGCTTGCCAAGCTTTTTCTCCCTTTCAATCTCAACCTTCTTAGAAGTCTCTTGCTTTGCAAGCTCTTCTTTTGCTGTCTCCTTTCTACTACTATACTCAGCCTGAACTTCCTGAAGTCTTTTTTGAAACTCTTCACCAGATATTTGCCCCTTAGCTTGAGCTTGTTTTATAAAATCAATTTCCTTGTTATACTGCTCATCAAGCTTGCTTAGCTTTTCTTTTCGCATATTTATTTCGCGGTCAAACCCTTCTTCTAGTCTTGCAAGATCAACCTCACTCTGCTTAGCTAGTCTTTCAAGATCCTTATCACGCTTCTTTTCAATCTCTTCTATTGCATTGGCCTCAATACCTTTAAAGATACCTATAGTAAAATCAAGCACTGCTGCTGCTAGTCCACCCCAGACTCCAAGACTTGATAGCATTTGGCGGGATGTATTAATAGTTGATTCTACTAATGCATCTGCTCCCTTTGCACCACTTTGAGCAAAGCTTTTCCCCAAATCTTGGTTTAGCACATTGTTAATAGAGCCTGCAAGGTTATTTAGGAGGGAAAGCAAGGAGTCAAGCCATCCTTTTGTAGCCTTTCTTGCCTCTGTAGCAGCACTTAGTAATGCACTTCTATTACTATCATTAAGCTTTTCAAACTCATCTTTATGAGAATCAACAAACTCCTTATACATGCTAGACACATGAGCCTGCATTTTAGCACTAGCTCTTGAGTGTGCATCTTCTGGTAGAAGTGCAAGGCTATACCTAATGGAGGTTATCTTGTCTTGTAATTCCTTGTATGAGGCAGCAAATGATCTATCTAGAGCAGTCTTTTCAAACTCATTTACTTCACGCTCCATTGCAACAACAACTTGTCTACTAGATTCATTTAGGCTTGCAAAATTTTTGCTGTATCTTGCAAGAAACTCCTTATTTCTGCTATTAACCTCTTCTGCTAACTTACGACTAGCCTTTTCCTGTTCGCGATAGGGAAGAGTTAGTATTTCTCGCTCTTTTTCTGCTAATTCTTCCTTTAGAGTCTTGTGAGCTGCTACAAAATCATGATTAGCTTTAGCAAAATCACTTACAGTTTTTTCTACACCAGCTAAAGTCTTTTGATTTTCCTCACTTAACCTGTCAAAACTTGAACTATATTTAGCTATAAATTCTTTATTTTTAGCGTTAATTAATGCCTCTATTTTAGCGGCAGCTTTTAGTTGCTCATGATATGGCTTAAGCTCCGCTTCTCTTCGCAACTTAAATATTTGTTTTTGCAAGTCCTCATAGTCTTGCATCATCTGCTTATCATAATCAGTGATGGCTGTTGGATCATATTTTTTTAGCCTAGCTGGTTCTTCTGTCCCTGCTGCCTCTGCCTCTTTAAGTTCTTTTTTGCTAAACCCTAAAAATTTAGTTAGCGTGCCCCATAGATTTCCTGCAAGCTCTGCCACCTTTGCAAAGAGAGTAAAGATTGGATCAAAGGCAGATTTGAATGCTTTGACAAACTCACCTGTTATGAAGCTTGCAACCTCAGTTAGCTTAGTAAGAAGAGTTACTACTCCTGCAACTATTTTTGTAACAGGAGCAAGCAGGCCTACTAGTAAGAGTTGCTTTACCTTCTCAAAACTCATCAGCAGAGGCTCTAGTGCTTGTCCTAAAGAAAGGAAAAGATTTTCACCCATCTTAGCTGTTTGTGCTTGAGCCTCCTCTAGTGTTTTAGCCTCACGTGCCGTGTTCTTGTAAAATTTAGCCCCTTCTTTAGTAGCCTTGTTAAGAGCTGCACTTAAATCCTTAAATCCAATTTTGCCTTGACTAGCCATCTTAAACAAGGCATCGCCACTAACACCTGCTTCACTAGCTAGTATATCTGAGATATCTATTCCCATATCACGCAATGCCTCAAGATCTTCAAGTGCTACCCTATTACTAGATTCAGTCTTAGCATACACCTCAGCAAGTTTTTCTAACCCTTGACTAGATCCACCAGCAACTTCAGCAAACATGTTCATCCGCTCTCTAGTCTCATCTGAGGTTGCTCCATATGAAAGCAAAGTTTTTGCAGCATTAGATATAGCTTCTCTTGTAAAAAGAGTATTATCTCCAAGCTCTCTCATATCCTCTGCTAAGGCTTTACCTAACTTTTCATCTGAAAGAAGTTCGGAATAAGAGCCGACTTCGGCATTAAAATTTTTTAGTGCATCTATTGAGCTAGAAAATCCAGCAGTTATAGCAGACCCTATGCTTTCTGTAAGCTTAAGTGCTAATGAGAGTGGGGCTATATTTTCTATAACCTTTCCTAGTGAATCACCTACCTTTACTGCAAATCCCTTTACATCAACTAAATTCTTGCCAACATTTTTTATAGCATCTCCTAGCCCCTTTACCCCAGAGTTATTATTAGTAATGTTTCGGACAGATTCTGATAGTTTGCTAAAATTTTGACTTGCCCTGCTAGCCGCATCTACTAAAGCAGCAGTGGTTGCAGCAACAGTATCGCTTGTACCCTCTACTTGAGAAAGAGTATCTGCAAGACGCTCAAGGTTGTCAAACTGTTGCTCCCCCATCTCTTTTATAGCTTCAGCTAGAGAGGCTAGCTTCTCCTGGTTACCAGTAGCGATTGATATAGGAATTACTATATCCTCAATTTTCATTATCCTAAACTCTCATACTCAAGCTTTTTAAGGTAAATGTTAAGTTGATTTAGCACTAAAACAAACCAGTAATTTTGATCAAAAAGTCCTCCCTTAGCAGGCAAACTAGACGTATTTCTTGCAACTAAGGCTTGGCTTACCAAGTAAGAGATGGCATTGTAATTTTTACTAATCCAGTCAAATTCTTGCTTCATGTCTTTAATAAACTCGGAATTCATTTTCTCTGCGTGTTTCATGAGTTGGTCGTAGTAATCTTTTTTTGCAATGTAGTGGAGTGCAAGCTCAACTTTTTTGATACACCCTCTGCTTTTAATGCTGTTAGAAAATTTGCAAGCTCTATTGATATATTCTCAACCACATCAAATTTGAATATGGCATCTTGTTCTAACATTTCTTTTGTAACAGGTCTGCCTGTCTGATCAAAAAGATTAACAAATCCAACAACATTTTCTTCTAAAATTTCCCTAGCTTGCTTTAGCTGAGCCATTACTGATTTTGCTAACATGCTAGCTTCCTGCTCTCCTTTATCCCCTCCCCTTACAAGGTAAGCAATAGTAACTTGATTTGCTTTAAGTTTTTCAATAAAGCCATAATTAATCTTGTCAAGAACGATGTATGCCCTATTTTGCTCTTCTAGGTCCTTTTCCTCTTTAGAACTACTGTTTCTCACATATCCTGGTATATAAGGAATTTGCATCTTGCCTTCTAAATTAATATTTATTGTCACTCCTCCCTCCTTTTTTCTTTTTCTAAACTAAATTTCAAAAAACACAGCCCCCTCTATATAGTCGTAAGAGAGAGATACTAAAGGTTTAGATAGGGTTACCTGGCATTTAAGGTCAATTTTTTGATTTGACAAATCTTGTGCCGGATTGAAGGTTGCTATCTGTCCTTCAGCAACTATGAACTTGGTCCTCTGATCTTTACTTTGTATCTGGTTTACCAAAAACACTATAAACTCATAATTTTTAGGCTTCTCTAGCTTGCCTAGCTTGTAGGTTGTACCATTTTCCTTTACAACATCAAATGTCTGAAAATGTGAACGCTCGATGTAGGTCTCTAGAAGCTCTTCCTTATTCTCACTTGTCTCTCTTACTGAATATCCTGAAAATTCAACCGTATGCTCTGGCTGCTTACCTATGGATGAGATTGATCCACATGTTGTCTTTAGTGTTTCTGTTGCTTTAGTTGAGGCAACATTATACGAGTAGCCAAGGCAGTAAGTTCTTGCAAGAAGCATTTCTATCTCATCAGCAACATCAAGTGCATTCTTTAGGCTATCTAGGAATGCCTTTTGCTCATAGTAAAGTACTCCTCCTTCTTTTAGGTTATATGTTGAGGTTAGTTTTGAAGAGGATGCTAACTTTTTGACTCTAAACACGCACTCTTTGATTGACTTCCACTTGGTAGGTTTTTTTTGAGATAAGGGCAAGTCCTTTACAACCAAATCACGAGGATCATCCCCATTAACCTCTCCTCCATTCTTGATGTCACTCCCCTTATAACACCATTTGAACTTGTCAATATTAACTGCCACAAGCACTGCTCCTGAGGGTATTTTCAATTTTTCTTCTGCCATTTTACTAAAAAGCCTCCTTTAGCACAAAAAATTTAGGTCACAACTATCAATTCGATCTGCTATAGCACATCTAAGCTTAGTAATCATTTCAGCCTCCTCCTCACCAGCCACAGATGAATCATTTATGCTAAAATCTGATAAGAAATAATTTTTTGCCAAAAATTTAGTTACAAGCAAAGCAAGAGTTAGCCCTTGGGTTGAACAGCTACTACAATCAGTAATTATTGTAAAATCTAGGGTTATGCTTAAAGAGAAAGCTCTACATTTACTTACAACCTCACCCTTGCTCTCTAGGGTAAATACCACAACGGGGAAAGACAAGCTAGTGCAAGTAAAAAGCTCAGACTTGTAGTAAACCTTAGTTGTTGCAAACTTGTTAAATGCCAAGTAACTAACCAGTCCTTCCTTAATTGCCTCTATATAACGCTTTATAAAACTGCTGCTCACTTGATTAGTCCTTTAATTTTTTCTACTAAGTCTTGCTTGATCCAGTTTGTATATCGCCTTCTAGGCCCCCTTTTTTTTAAAGAAAGCCATATGGGCAAAGCTTTCCCCTCTATACCCCTATAGGCTGCCCAACGCTTTATTGCAAATAGACTAGGTGGCTTCTCTTTTTTGTAAGCCTCGCCTGAATCTAGCAGGCCTGCTAGTGAACTTGACATGCTAAGCGTTAAGGTCAACCTGTCTTTTTGCTTGCTGATCTTAATTCTTGCCTGCTCTTTAAGCCGTCCTGGAAGATTACTAATAAGAGAGACTAGCTTATCATCTAGGCTGGCCTTTAGGGCCAAAACTGCTCTCTCTTTTATTGCTTCATTAAGCCTTAAATAAATTTGCGTATCGCCCTTCATCTATCGCCACACCCCCTCTTTCCTATATTTTCTGCATATTTGTAAGAAGGGAGATGAATCAACTCTTTGAAACAAAAAATCAAGCTGGCTAATTGTTCTTCCTAGTCTGCAATCCCTCTTTTCTTGCCTCTTTGCACATCTTGGATTAAATACTTCCTCATAAACAATATCTAGCAAGATTAACATCCAATTTTTGTATGAAGAGCTGTCTTTTTCTATCCTATACAGATCTAAAATAGAGGCAGCATATCTTACTGCTTCAACTAGACTTACACAAAGTGCTTCAGGGATCTCTATTTCCCCATCCCTAATGCATTCACTTTTCAAGTAACCAATAGCAGTGTTTTTTACCCAAACTTTAATCCAATTATTGGCATTGCTATCTTTTAGATTGCTACCTTTACTATTCATTTCTCTTCTTAACCCAAATTGTCACTTAAAGTCTATTATTGATTTGTATCTCAACTACTTCTTTTGGTTCAAAATGAATTACACCTGCTGATTCCATTGATGCATGAATATATTCACCCTCAGCACCTGAGAATCTTCTGAAGAAAATTTCTGGTATCATTGGGACAAACATGACCTCTGGATTAGGTTCATACAGCACAGGATTTCTAAGTCCTTTAAAAACGGAGGTTGCAATATTATGATCATCTTCTAGCGATTTTTTGATCTTGATGTATTGGGGTTCACTGTATAGATCAGCTAGGAGATGCGACAAATCATGCGGGAGCAGCAGGTGATAGAATCCATCTAGTTTCTCCTTATGTTTTTCAGATTCACGCTTTGCTAGTACAACACTATCATGCAGTGTATACCCACTTGTTACAGAATTTACTTGCATGACAGTTCTGCCTGTAAGAGTTGCAATGCCTTGCATGTTAATCTCAGGCTTGCCAAAAATTACTGAATGATATGCATCCTTCATAAGGCCAAGCTCAAGATTAGCCTTCACTTCATCTTCTGTAATAGAGCCATACATTAGGTCTTTTAGCGAGATACGCTGCACAGTATCAAACACGTGCATCTTGTATGCTACCTCTTGAAAAGAGATGCTACTTCTTCCTATCTCATTGCTATGATCACCAAAACTTGCTGTTACATTATGCTTAAGAACCGCTTTTCTTGCAACGTAATACCCCTGCCTAAGCTCACTTCTGTTTATGATTTTGTAAGGAACAAGTTCCTCAAGACCTTCTTTTGCAAGTTGTAATATATCCCCACTATATGCACCACTTGCTTCTGTGAAAATACTTCGACTCATAGTCTTACTCCTATTGCTTGATATTTATTTTCTTTTTATTCTATTTTCATGCACGCTGCTTTTTACGCAAACTTACGCCCTCCGTTAGCCTCATACTCAGGCCCAATTTGGATATCTAGTAAAACTAGCTTCTTGTCCCTAAGATCAATGTCTTTAATCCTTCCAACCTGAATCCCACCTTTGCCTTCCTTTACTAGCTTTTCCTGCTTCAGAAAAACATAATCTCCTATCTTAGGATCAGCAAAGCTAGTATCAAGCTTTACTACAACCTCACCAAATCTTCTTACTGGAATCATACTTCCTGGATAGTAATCAGAACTCTCATATGAGCTTATATCTGCCTTAAGAAGAGCAAATCCACGAACACTCAAGTTAGCTCCAGCTCCTAAAGCAGCTTTTACTAACACGTCTCCTGCTAGAGTAGACTTACCCGTTGCTAAAACCGCCTCCCCTGCTTTAATAACTGCAGAGCTAATATCAACTATGGCTGTTTCTGTTTGACTAATTCCAGCTTTTAGCTCTCCCCCTGGTACAAATCTTTTCTCTACTTTTGTAAAATCAAAATCAGGCATCACTTACCCCCAATCTAACTTTAAGTTTTTGTGCTTTTGTATTGTTAATAATTTTTCCAACTCCAACCTCTCTTTGTCTAGTATTAACCATTTGCTTGTATGCTGTAAGCTCTTGTACAAGAAGGCATAGGTTTTCAATCTGAGAGTCAAGGTCTCCCGCTTCATCAACTCTAAATTTAGAAACACTATATTTCCTCTTCATAGCTTCAAGAAAAGCTAGTTTTGCTTCCTTTACACTAGTTGCCTCCTTTATAGTGGAGGGGATATAGTAATCTTGACATTTCTTCTCAAGCTCAGATAGCTTTTGTGAATCTCTGAATGCATCAGCTTCTGC encodes:
- a CDS encoding tape measure protein, producing the protein MKIEDIVIPISIATGNQEKLASLAEAIKEMGEQQFDNLERLADTLSQVEGTSDTVAATTAALVDAASRASQNFSKLSESVRNITNNNSGVKGLGDAIKNVGKNLVDVKGFAVKVGDSLGKVIENIAPLSLALKLTESIGSAITAGFSSSIDALKNFNAEVGSYSELLSDEKLGKALAEDMRELGDNTLFTREAISNAAKTLLSYGATSDETRERMNMFAEVAGGSSQGLEKLAEVYAKTESSNRVALEDLEALRDMGIDISDILASEAGVSGDALFKMASQGKIGFKDLSAALNKATKEGAKFYKNTAREAKTLEEAQAQTAKMGENLFLSLGQALEPLLMSFEKVKQLLLVGLLAPVTKIVAGVVTLLTKLTEVASFITGEFVKAFKSAFDPIFTLFAKVAELAGNLWGTLTKFLGFSKKELKEAEAAGTEEPARLKKYDPTAITDYDKQMMQDYEDLQKQIFKLRREAELKPYHEQLKAAAKIEALINAKNKEFIAKYSSSFDRLSEENQKTLAGVEKTVSDFAKANHDFVAAHKTLKEELAEKEREILTLPYREQEKASRKLAEEVNSRNKEFLARYSKNFASLNESSRQVVVAMEREVNEFEKTALDRSFAASYKELQDKITSIRYSLALLPEDAHSRASAKMQAHVSSMYKEFVDSHKDEFEKLNDSNRSALLSAATEARKATKGWLDSLLSLLNNLAGSINNVLNQDLGKSFAQSGAKGADALVESTINTSRQMLSSLGVWGGLAAAVLDFTIGIFKGIEANAIEEIEKKRDKDLERLAKQSEVDLARLEEGFDREINMRKEKLSKLDEQYNKEIDFIKQAQAKGQISGEEFQKRLQEVQAEYSSRKETAKEELAKQETSKKVEIEREKKLGKLEEERIKAQAELDKVNASWWSISKKENIANARKILEEILRRISTVKAAGSLEEIKLARKGAFFKTSSPTYIPQAGLLASEMGQPELVRVTPAPIEENLRLNEAALIAKEITRLQRLENKKENSKVIINNYNFTGDVLDAEKLVRMLKEKEHSLGFRMQE
- a CDS encoding terminase, which produces MQTQEQETNDELDASSSKEFSQAIPKEKGREPAGNTSSGLAVPSSFQKDNTITIPQEEYKRLKEAYRKLPDIMPREEIDRRVELERNSLTKARMQAEADAFRDSQKLSELEKKCQDYYIPSTIKEATSVKEAKLAFLEAMKRKYSVSKFRVDEAGDLDSQIENLCLLVQELTAYKQMVNTRQREVGVGKIINNTKAQKLKVRLGVSDA